The Cydia fagiglandana chromosome 22, ilCydFagi1.1, whole genome shotgun sequence genome includes the window caATGTCATTGacttttcacttctgccggcactcccggagtgcaacacgtttttttagggttccgtagcgaAAATaagtgtgtgtatgtgtgtgtccctcaaattaaaaaaaaatataaaaatatatttaaacatttttatcaTGAATATGTTATCGCTTGAgccaataatattattaaataacataTAATCGTCGTAAATTGAAGACTTATTAGACTCTTATCGGTGTAGCTttctccatttgactctatccagggccgcctccttgatttgcttatacgacattacagctaccttttcttttaattgtgttatgtagcttatcctcggccttcctcttcctctcttgcctgcaatctttccttctattttgttatttataataGTGTGTATTAATATTGACATAATTACGCACGCAATATCCGGAAGCGATCAACTAAGTCGAGATGCGTGGTTGACAATAAGTACGTTCATGATACAATTATTTATAACAGTATAATAAGCAAGTCAGGCTAAGCTacactgaaataaatgtttgtGCAACAGTAACGGTTCCATTCCAGCCTCTTGGCCACCGGAGGGCAAAAGgggcctttttagggttccgtacccaaagggtaaaacgggaccctattactaagactctgctgtccgtccgtccgtccgtctgtcaccaggctgtatctcacgaatcgtgatagctgaaattttctcagatgatgtatttctgttgccgctataacaacaagtactaaaaacagaataaataaagatttaagtggggctcccatacaacaaacatgatttttgaccgaagttaagtaacgtcgggcgtggtcagtactcggaagggtgaccgtttttttttcccttttttgcattatggtacggaacccttcgtgcgcgagtccgactcgcacttccccggtttttttattgtgttacatctatttcagtttataattcatTTAAAAGTTCGAATTGTATTAcgaatcatttttttttatgaaagaaTGTAGTAATGATATCAAGCTCTTGCTAGGGCACGACAAACGATTGAaatgtacatacctacaagAGCCCACAAATACATACATGAGATAAAATAAAAGGATCAGCATTTGAATGAAATCACCCTACTGTTCACTACATACACTGTGACGTGCGCACACGCAGCCACGCGCGGCGCTGCGCCCGCCATTGTATTCCACATTCAGATCATTGCTCATTGATTTGTTTATCGATCCTTTGAATGAACGCTGGAGATTTACGTTATAGATCATGGTGATAGAATTGATAGATTTTTATTACTGTTTAATATGACTAAGCCCCAATTGCACCgcaaaccgttaacccagtgtcaaattgtactggtaaccatggtaactcgatctaggtttaaccggttaaaggttgactcacgctagaccgggccgtgcccgggccgaggtgtCCGacttgtcattttctatgacggctgatgggtcacgtggtgctttccatagaattcatagaaaacgaagctccggaagctccggcccgggcacggcctggtctaacgAGAGTCCTCCTTAACCCCGTGTTAATGACTGGTGCAAGCGGCCCTAaggtaggtattatattattaatcaggttttactatttttacataaaacccaattttttttatttcgctaCAAGTTAAAATCATTAATACAAGTGAGCATGCGGGTGTCAGTTTATTAAAAGTTTTGAACTCTACTAAAGAGAgataaagttcaaaataaattatgagtaagtacctaggtacctaattttaccCATACTCAATTGAGGGTTAAAACATGATGCTTTGGCAGCCCTGACAACACATTTTCTATGCCTTCTGGCGATGCTTGGCGTTTCAAGGGTTAAGAAACCTTGTTCAtcagggcacagaataaataatagtactatttaggtacagaagactcactctcttacaaaacgcgtctgttacgaccaggggaccgatttttgaaattcgaccactcgatttcgtgtatttcgttaaatgatatctccactactaagtaggcgtttaaattctacaaatagaattgaaatcgagtggtcaataccactagattccaaatttcgatcgctcgtatttcaaaaattttaattccgccgttttccaccgatgttcgagtgacgaaatcgaacgatcgaaattcaaaaatcggccccctgaacagatatggccgctaggtggcgacagcgccacgcgaggcttatggctagccaccaaaattggtgtgggacggatgtacttgtaactacatgttgcaaagcgacgaaatcgcggagtgagccacgcctggtcagGGTTGCCTCTAAGCACTCGTGACCTGACGATAAATTGTAAGTGATTAtgaagtcatcatcatcattatctcagccataagacatccactgctgaacacaagcctcccccttttttggggggtgaatgccataatcgccacgcttggcaggcgggttggcgatcgcagtcgagtacaccgaatttgagggacgctgctgcccgtccaccggtggtcttggacgtggtttaaggacatacccgggtcctggatgtagtttaaggacataccggGTCCATTACACGGGCCGGGTCCATTTTACGGgtcccgggtccgggtccgggggGATTATGATGTATTTAGtgtatttacttattatttgtGAATTTGGTCTTAACCAAATATTTCCCCTTTCCCCCAGATGTCAGACTCGTTCATGTGGAAGGAGCAAATCCACACTTTAATGAAGGGCGGAGAGAGCGAGTCCGACATATCGGACTCCGAGAACTTCCTCACCAAGGGCGCGTTCCTTCTCACTCCCTCCCACGGCCTCAGCATGGAGAAGGTAAAAACTAACATtgtatacaagcttttatttagtttcacctgaccgttgtctgtctgtctgtctgtgtgtaatcaaatcttgcaagttaaatttgatccacttcccggtttccgattgagccgAAATTTTGcaatacgtaagtcgggtgacaatgcaatattatggtgtcatcgagctgatctgatgatggagaccggaggtggccattggaactctgtgataaaacaacgaaacctaattgtgtttggggtttttagaattgtctcgatgagcattagttgcctgtggaaaggaaagtacagtcagcgataaaagcttgtaccaaaaatgaaattattgccaaaaacttattacagACTGGCTAAAACAAGAAAGTCCTTCTTGGGAAATTGCATtcacagcaacactcttaactgtctatcggtggaccttattacaaaaggcataaagtccacGAGTTTGGGAGATGgtcctataaacttttataACAAgcttccaaaaaaaattaccgGGCTTACAGACTCTTgcattatagtcgcaccaataaaagtctgcagcggatttgatagcccacgcagcgtaagtgttatatatacgtcataatttgataaaagtttgacgtttaaaatgacacttgcactgcgtgggctatcaaaatcgctgcagactttttacggtctgactttaaCAATCTAGTGCATCCAATTTCTATAAAGAAAGTTTGTTAAtatgactttttttaaattccatattagaattgtatttttaattgttatatgATGTactgttttgaaaagatgtgtcccgccgagatTCATGACGGTCCCATCGAATATTCCTACCATTTAGGAGGGATTTATATCTTCTCGGGTCAGGTAGAGTtagagccggtgtagctttatttgacgttcataagcgcagtaatatgcctacttgaagaATAAACTTTATCTTTACTTAAGGCGTCCACCATCTGTGAGAAAATGGAGTTCAAGGGCTGCTTCTCACTTACGAAGACTGCGACGGGGATTCTATTCAAGTTCTCTCACGTGGATGATTACCAGATGGTGTTCAAGAAGGGATTCCATAAGGTCACTGGGTCCAGGTTTTATAGGAAGGTAAATTGGCTCTTGGCTATTTTGAGCACAAGAATTAAGTTTGAATAAGTTTAGCTTCGAATTAGTTTTCTTCTATTTAACATCAGTAACCATTACTAACGCGTTCTTGAAATAGTTGGATAAtttttcattcaaaataaataaaacacctAAAACTTCTTCAGTAAATACTTTTCCTTCCTTTATTGGTCTATTCATAAGTTTAAGAATATGTGCCTAAGTTTCGACAGGGTTCTCTTCGCCCTTCTAATTAAAATGTTGCTTATAAGGTGGTGGTACCAGTGCCCgatatgctaatgcccaatagatgacaccctgctgttacctctattgacaatgacttaagtttcaagatgacatgtaaaTACTGGGAACGCGTCGTGCACCTTTTCCATCGTATATTAGTATTAGTATAATTTAGTATTGTTCAAGATTTCCTTATTTTAATGGGTAGGTCGATCTATGTAAGACATGtgtttttaggcttccgtacctcaaaagagaaaaacggaacccttataggatcactcgtgcgtctgtctgtctgtccgaccattccccccccccctttatctccgaaactactgggtctaaaattttgaaaaaaatacacaaaatagttctttacctatagatgacaggaaaacctattagaattgtgcagtcaagcgtgagtcggacttatgtacggaacccttggaacgcgagtccgactcgcacttgaccggttttttccCTAAAGCGCTGGTTTTTCTCAGATCGCGATCCCATGCCGCCCTCAAAAGACGTTCACAATCTACGTGTACGACATACCGGACGAGGTGCCTGAGGAGGACGTCCGCCACGCGCTGTATAAGTTCACGTCAGTCGTGGAAGTGCTGCGGCTACACTTCTCAGGGTCGCCACGAGAAGGTAACACTAAACAGTCTACCATCAGTTACCTTGCCCGCAGACATTCACGATCTAAAGACATCCCAGACGAGGTGCCGTAGAAGGATGTCCGCCACGCGCTGTACAAGTTCACACCGTGGAAGTGCTACGGGTACACTTCTCAGGGTCGCCACGAGAAGGTAACACTGAACGGTCTACTATCAGATCCCACACCCGCAGACATTCACGATCTAAAGACATCCTAGACGAGGTGCCAGAGGACGTCCGCCACGCGCTGTATAAGTTCACATCCGAAAGTGCTGCGGCTACACTTCTCAGGGTCACCACGAGAAGGTAGGTCCACTAAACGGTCTGTCCTTAGATCCCCTGCCAGTAGACATTCATGATCTAAAGACATCCCAGACGAGGTGCCGTAAAAGGATGTCCGCCACGCGCTGTACAAGTTCACACCGTGGAAGTGCTACGGGTACACTTCTCAGGGTCGCCACGAGAAGGTAGGTCCACTAAACGGTCTGCCCTTAGATCCCCTGCCAGGAGACATTCATGATCTAAAGACATCCCAGACGAGGTGCTGTAGAAGGATGTCCGCCATGCGCTGTACAAGTTCACACCGTGGAAGTGCTACGGGTACACTTCTCAGGGTCGCCACGAGAAGGTAACACTGAACGGTCTACCATCAGATCCCACACCCGCAGACATTCACGATCTAAAGACATCCCAGACGAGGTGCCAGAGGAAGATGTCCGCCACGCGCTGTATAAGTTCACGTCAGTCGTGGAAGTGCTGCGGCTACACTTCTCAGGGTCACCACGAGAAGGTAACACTAAACGGTCTACCATCAGATACCTTGCCAGCAGGCATTCACGATCTCAAGACATCTCAGACGAGGTGCCGTAGAAGGATGTCCGCCACGCGCTGTACAAGTTTACGTCAGTCGTGGAAGTGCTGCGGCTACACTTCTCAGGGTCGCCACGAGAAGGTAACACTACACGGTCTACCATCAGATCCCACACCCACAGACATTCACGATCTAAAGACATCCCAGACGAGATGCCAGAGGACGTCCGCCACGCGCTGTATAAGTTCACATCCGAAAGTGCTGCGGCTACACTTCTCAGGGTCGCCACGAGAAGGTAACACTAAGCGGTCTACCATCAGATCCCCTGCCCGCAGACATTCATGATCTAAAGATATCCCAGACGAAGTGCCAGAGGACGTCCGCCACGCGCTGTATAAGTTCCCGTCAGTCGTGGAAGTGCTGCGGCTACACTTCTCAGGGTCACCACGAGAAGGTAACACTAAACGGTCTACCATCAGATACCTTGCCAGCAGGCATTCACGATCTCAAGACATCTCAGACGAGGTGCCGTAGAAGGATGTCCGCCACGCGCTGTACAAGTTTACGTCAGTCGTGGAAGTGCTGCGGCTACACTTCTCAGGGTCGCCACGAGAAGGTAGGCCCACTAAACGGTCTGCCCTTAGATCCCCTGCCATCCAAGACATCCCAGACATCCCAGACGAGGTGCCGTAGAAGGCTGTCCGCCACGCGCTGTACAAGTTCACACCGTGGAAGTGCTACGGGTACACTTCTCAGGGTCGCCACGAGAAGGTAACACTAAGCAGTCTACCATCAGATCCCCTACCCGCAGACATTCATGATCTAAAGATATCCCAGACGAGGTGCCTGAGGAAGATGTCCGCCACGCTCTGTATAAGTTCACGTCAGTCGTGAAAGTGCTGCGGCTACACTTCTCAGGGTCTCCACGAGAAAGTATTTCACTAAACGGTAAACCATCAGATCCTCTGCCGCCTCTCTCTTCTTCTCTGTCATATCattcttgacagagcggtcgtggttaCGTCGAGGCGTCCGCATCAGtagaggcaggcgtggctcactccgcgatttcgtcgctttgcaacaggtagctgcaaatacatccgtcccacaccaattttggtggctagccataagctgcgcgtggtgctgtcgccaaccagcggtcatatctgtcctaatcgtaacagacgcgttttgttagagactgAATCTTCTGTGCCTaggactattatttattctatggtaGAGGCGGATACAtctcttcgcacgatctcccgccatctctccctgttggcaaACTGTACGGTACCGTCACGCGGTTTCCCACGTGGTTATTTGGCCACTATCCACATGTATGACATCCCGGATGAAAAGGTTGTTCGCTGTCTTTCTTCTCCTTTGTTATTTCTTAGAGTTGAAGTTGCACCATTTTGACAAAACGTAATTAAACACACTACCTAATATTctgagtattattttaaaccaaATTGTGAACATCGTGATACACCACGAATATTTCGCGAAGAATTCAAATCATTCCCGCATCGTCTTCAAGTGTCGTGTTTCGGCATCGTCATCAAAATCTGAATAGGCACATTTTGACAGATAGATGAGTTTGATGATAACTTGGCAAACCGCCAACGGCCAAAGAATGTCTCATGAAGACATTATACCTATACcaacagtcgacgtcaaagatattatgtttatatttctcgccgtattacaaaggaataagaTGCAGaattgtaaacatattttgcagtacatatggtcctattttcccgcactagtgcgtgaaaTAGCCCTTTttgtgcgtatgtcaaaagtttaaagggccatgtgtactgtaaaacgttgtacgatacacgtgcgaatagtaATTTGCAACGTGTGTCTATTATCGCTTATCGCTACTCGTGTGTACAcgtcgttgcttatcatgaacagtggtacaactaaaaacGAAATGCTATTGAATtaaatattctatcttttactggtaagatttaaagtcgaatggcatttcattttgttttgtgtcactattcatgataagcgtcgacgTGTGTAATTTATCGCcgctcgtttcgaatttcctcttttccgcacttgtatcgtaaataactattattttaaatactgtcAAATACCccatggggttggcaactgtcaaaggtttgcatagatggcgccatcatagcttgcccctttttctatgagatttggcttaaaggactggcatccagggtattaaaaaaacaaaaaattgacataattctagggattgacggggcaagctatggtggcgccatctgctaaaaacttccaccggccaaccgcATTAAGAGAAGTTTAACGCATTGTTATGACATGTTGTCTAAAAATAAAGCTTTGCTATTAATTTCCCACAGGCACGTCCACTCCAAAGCCGCATGACAAACCGTCGCGGGCGCTCACCA containing:
- the LOC134675502 gene encoding uncharacterized protein LOC134675502 — encoded protein: MSLAEGVSDTDHRPETQEDKNGKKKEVRRGQMSDSFMWKEQIHTLMKGGESESDISDSENFLTKGAFLLTPSHGLSMEKASTICEKMEFKGCFSLTKTATGILFKFSHVDDYQMVFKKGFHKVTGSRFYRKIAIPCRPQKTFTIYVYDIPDEVPEEDVRHALYKFTSVVEVLRLHFSGSPREGTSTPKPHDKPSRALTTIDGELVSSMVPKEATSVLRVTLANIEEANILLQNGLDFYGATYFPTELATPAQAAKLIKPSRVTGGTVSARVRDLLPVFDQAGFTKFNPPASRLVKPRSNK